In Leishmania donovani BPK282A1 complete genome, chromosome 18, a genomic segment contains:
- a CDS encoding chaperone protein DNAj, putative yields MTVIQLSSLPLATQMLLDPAVVLDQGILEEWNAACAAAGSQSIEHTGVDLSSTMARGGAVRRREPRRLVDTNDFLKLAEALDTLADELNVNAALGGASPSLAAEPPTKAARRDLSVDELDPLGMDGLTGAQLEDAKEAHRLFGAKEYAAATAAFLRVSSACLAHELTPALLNNVAVCHFVMEQWNACESTTRRVLAVDATERYPSARRLTRVFISQGRLQEAQQAVSPHRDAIDWAAEVAAVKACTSYTNLYAAHQYSKALECLEVVLSLCPCGTLEAAKARLLSLDNTAQAVSYAAQRSRAYTTSTELHFCLWSLTFHSVTSVVGLDTLLAGMQATPLGRSELRFRHLHTHIARCKEAFAKLHGLRTARQWREAATFVTQVLAEPFLPDGLKGVMYYERARVLAQQASWYAALDDTHRALSYTEEVSLRASMLLLVARCEEALGRLTDAVYHTEESLCLVSNAAAVEQLRSLKAHLAHAQASTDAPRTTPCTTSKETPKAKTNANAFFPVSRASLDVHYKTLSLPRSAGAADVKKSYRALAIKWHPDRWCSASDEAIRTAESTFKKIQHAYEEIMKSAS; encoded by the coding sequence ATGACGGTAATACAGCTCTCTTCTCTACCGCTGGCGACGCAGATGCTACTGGATCCAGCGGTGGTACTCGATCAGGGCATCCTCGAGGAGTGGAAtgccgcgtgcgcggcagctgGCTCCCAGAGTATCGAACACACCGGCGTTGATCTTTCCTCGACTATGGCTAGGggcggtgccgtgcgccGACGCGAGCCACGGCGGCTCGTGGACACGAACGACTTCCTCAAGCTTGCAGAGGCTCTGGACACGCTCGCTGATGAGCTGAACGTGAATGCTGCCCTCGGTGGTGCATCACCGTCTTTGGCGGCAGAGCCACCCACGAAAGCCGCGAGACGCGATCTCAGCGTCGACGAGCTGGACCCGCTCGGGATGGACGGGCTGACGGGGGCACAATTAGAAGACGCGAAAGAGGCTCACCGGCTTTTTGGCGCGAAGGAGTacgcagccgccacggccgcttTCCTCCGTGTTTCCTCCGCCTGCCTGGCGCATGAGCTGACACCGGCTCTGCTCAACAATGTGGCGGTGTGTCACTTCGTGATGGAGCAGTGGAACGCGTGCGAGTCAACCACGCGGCGTGTGCTCGCTGTTGATGCGACAGAGCGCTATCCGAGCGCGCGACGACTGACGCGCGTCTTCATCTCACAGGGGCGCCTgcaagaggcgcagcaggccgtCAGCCCACATCGTGACGCCATCGACTGGGCCGCCGAAGTGGCGGCTGTGAAGGCTTGCACGAGCTACACCAACTTATACGCTGCCCATCAGTACAGCAAGGCGCTCGAGTGcttggaggtggtgctgtcACTTTGTCCTTGCGgcacgctggaggcggcaaaggcgcgtcttctctctctcgacaACACCGCGCAGGCAGTGAGCTACGCGGCGCAACGTTCCCGAGCTTATACGACGTCGACAGAGCTGCACTTCTGTTTGTGGTCTCTCACCTTCCACTCCGTCACCTCCGTTGTTGGACTCGACACCCTTCTCGCGGGCATGCAAGCCACACCTTTGGGCAGGTCGGAGCTGCGGTTTCGacacctgcacacgcacatcgcACGTTGCAAGGAGGCGTTTGCGAAGCTGCACGGCCTGCGGACTGCGCGACAGTGGCGCGAGGCAGCAACCTTTGTCACGCAAGTCCTCGCCGAGCCGTTTCTCCCAGATGGGCTGAAGGGTGTAATGTACTACGAGCGTGCGCGGGTCCTTGCTCAGCAGGCAAGCTGGTATGCCGCCCTTGACGATACGCACCGTGCACTGTCCTACACCGAGGAGGTATCTCTGCGTGCAAGCATGCTGCTTCTCGTCGCCCGTTGCGAGGAGGCACTTGGCCGCTTGACAGACGCCGTCTACCACACCGAAGAAAGCCTTTGCCTTGTCTCCAACGCTGCGGCCGTAGAGCAGCTGCGTTCGCTCAAGGCACACTTGGCACATGCGCAGGCGTCTACTGATGCTCCCAGAACAACACCCTGCACCACGTCGAAGGAGACACCGAAGGCGAAAACGAATGCCAACGCGTTTTTTCCAGTGTCTCGCGCATCACTTGATGTGCATTATAAaacgctctctctcccccgcagcgccggtgcagcagacgTGAAGAAGTCATACCGAGCCTTGGCGATAAAGTGGCACCCCGAtcggtggtgcagcgcttCGGATGAGGCCATACGCACCGCAGAATCGACCTTCAAGAAGATCCAGCACGCCTACGAAGAGATCATGAAGAGCGCCTCCTGA
- a CDS encoding gamma-glutamylcysteine synthetase, putative has translation MGLLTTGGAPIQWGTDANRKAIPHVREHGIQQFLNVFKNKKDLHGMPFLWGEELEHQLIQIHDNTVTLSTESAMVMNKLRARPDNCAVWNPEYGSFMIESTPDHPYSLSVESLDSVQDNIERRYDMLNKEAPPGVVGTTFVTFPLMGQGNFVHCSDKSSPYSQSLFVPDACINQTHPRFANLTANIRLRRGQKVCVLVPLYMDSRTMQDTVDPQLNIDLTPHNKDIFYSMRENGRNMTDELYAETDASAALLVPSSSLDPREDYPVTETLKQLFTPATLYYYAQYFTGQRREHMQERYNACNCPVTLVSHPCIYMDCMAFGMGNSALQVTMQLDNIHEARHVYDQLAILCPAFLALSSATPFQKGLLCDTDVRWLTIAGAVDDRRVEEVPRILKSRYDSISVFISDRTENLEEFNDSQIAINRSYCELLKDSGVDVRLANHIAHLFIRDPLVMYDKMIDIDDTTHTEHFDNIQSTNWQTVRFKPPPIGNDIGWRVEFRVMDIQPTPFENAAFAVFIPLLTKAIITYKPCFYTKISIVDENMGRAHRINPCGEQYIMRKDIFADKCTASDEETARMSIDEIFNGKEGGFYGLIPLVCRYLDDEGKRSPLVNSYLKFLSMRASGRIPTPAQYMRKFVTTHPDYKHDSRLTDSIARDLVQRMHGLAANQIHDDDYLPMSFFTADTVESTK, from the coding sequence ATGGGGCTCTTGACGACTGGCGGCGCCCCGATACAGTGGGGCACCGATGCAAATAGAAAGGCCATTCCGCACGTCAGAGAGCACGGCATTCAGCAGTTCCTCAACGTTTTCAAGAACAAAAAGGACCTCCATGGTATGCCGTTTCTCTGGGgagaggagctggagcacCAGCTAATCCAGATCCACGATAACACGGTTACCCTCAGCACGGAAAGTGCGATGGTAATGAACAAGCTGAGGGCGCGTCCTGACAACTGCGCCGTGTGGAACCCCGAATATGGAAGCTTCATGATCGAAAGCACGCCAGACCACCCGTACAGTCTGTCGGTGGAGAGCCTCGACTCGGTGCAGGACAACATCGAGCGGCGGTACGACATGCTCAACAAGGAGGCACCACCCGGCGTGGTCGGCACCACCTTTGTGACTTTCCCACTCATGGGCCAGGGCAACTTTGTCCACTGCAGTGATAAGAGTTCTCCGTACTCGCAGTCGCTTTTTGTTCCTGATGCGTGCATCAACCAAACGCATCCGCGCTTCGCGAACCTGACGGCAAACAttcgcctgcgccgcggtCAAAAGGTTTGCGTCCTGGTGCCTCTGTACATGGACTCCCGTACAATGCAGGACACGGTGGACCCCCAACTAAACATTGACCTGACTCCACACAACAAGGACATTTTTTACTCCATGAGAGAAAACGGCAGGAACATGACCGACGAACTCTACGCGGAGACGGACGCGTCTGCCGCTCTGCTAGTGCCCAGCAGCTCTCTCGATCCACGCGAGGACTACCCTGTCACCGAGACGCTGAAGCAGCTCTTCACCCCTGCTACGCTCTACTACTACGCACAGTACTTCACGGGACAGCGCCGCGAGCATATGCAGGAACGCTACAACGCGTGTAACTGCCCCGTAACCTTGGTCAGCCACCCGTGCATCTACATGGACTGCATGGCCTTTGGCATGGGTAACAGCGCTCTGCAAGTGACGATGCAGCTGGACAACATTCACGAGGCGCGCCACGTGTACGACCAGCTCGCCATCTTGTGCCCGGCATTTCTGGCTCTCAGCTCAGCCACGCCGTTCCAAAAGGGTCTTCTTTGCGACACCGATGTGCGCTGGCTGACTatcgccggcgctgtcgacgACCGccgcgtggaggaggtgccgcgTATTCTCAAGTCTCGCTACGACTCCATCTCCGTCTTCATCAGCGACAGAACCGAAAACCTCGAGGAATTCAACGATTCACAAATAGCGATAAACCGCTCGTACTGTGAACTTCTGAAGGACTCCGGTGTGGACGTGCGGTTGGCGAACCACATTGCACATTTGTTCATTCGAGATCCGCTTGTGATGTACGACAAGATGATCGACATCGATGACACGACGCACACGGAGCACTTTGACAACATCCAGTCCACTAACTGGCAGACAGTGCGCTTCAAGCCTCCGCCGATAGGAAACGACATTGGCTGGCGCGTTGAGTTCCGCGTGATGGATATTCAGCCAACACCGTTCGAAaacgccgccttcgccgtcttCATTCCGCTTCTCACCAAGGCCATCATCACCTACAAGCCCTGCTTTTACACCAAGATCTCCATCGTCGACGAGAATATGGGCCGCGCACATCGCATCAACCCGTGTGGAGAACAATACATTATGCGCAAGGACATTTTCGCCGACAAGtgcaccgccagcgacgaggagacgGCGAGGATGAGCATTGACGAGATCTTCAACGGCAAGGAGGGCGGCTTCTATGGACTCATCCCCCTCGTGTGCCGCTATCTAGACGACGAGGGGAAGCGAAGTCCCCTCGTAAACTCCTACCTGAAGTTCCTGTCAATGCGCGCCTCTGGCCGCATTCCCACACCTGCGCAGTACATGCGCAAGTTTGTCACGACACACCCCGACTACAAGCACGACTCACGCCTCACCGACAGCATCGCGCGTGACCTTGTGCAGCGCATGCACGGCCTGGCTGCGAATCAGATCCACGACGATGACTACCTTCCCATGAGCTTTTTCACGGCCGATACAGTAGAGAGCACCAAGTGA